In Haloterrigena alkaliphila, a single genomic region encodes these proteins:
- a CDS encoding 30S ribosomal protein S17e, with protein MSIGDSLVEQHPSTFTDDFEENKVRVEQLTSVEAKRVRNRIAGYITRKMKERNL; from the coding sequence ATGTCTATCGGTGATTCGTTAGTCGAACAACATCCCAGCACTTTTACCGACGACTTCGAGGAGAACAAGGTTCGTGTCGAACAATTAACCAGCGTAGAAGCCAAGCGGGTGAGAAATCGAATCGCTGGTTACATTACCAGAAAGATGAAAGAGCGCAACTTATAG
- the phnD gene encoding phosphate/phosphite/phosphonate ABC transporter substrate-binding protein, translated as MTTVRTRRAVLGSVGTGLVGGCLQTGQRSPTLTMGVIPDVDPDTAIEQNTELAAYLESELDVSVDLRTTSDYAGLVQAMTAEQVDLGYFGGVSYILAHQRVNATPIVVGSKSGRTDWHSVFLAHESTAVTSMDDVKRTADSVDLVFGDPLSTSGTVMPTYYLRRRHDLFPDRAFKSVTHVGAHDAVAETVSGGNSDIGALNARIYDRLVETSSVDETVTEVWRTPGFADYPWAVNDTLDEETVSGISDAFISLDEKGRDAILDQQNVDKYVTTGHEDFEALDDAVRMMGLLNDDSD; from the coding sequence GTGACCACTGTTAGAACGAGACGGGCAGTTCTCGGATCGGTTGGGACCGGCCTCGTCGGCGGTTGCCTCCAAACCGGACAGCGCTCCCCGACGCTCACTATGGGAGTCATTCCGGACGTCGACCCCGACACGGCTATCGAGCAAAATACCGAACTCGCCGCGTATCTCGAGTCCGAACTGGACGTGTCAGTCGACCTGCGCACGACGTCGGATTACGCCGGCCTCGTCCAGGCGATGACGGCTGAACAGGTCGACCTCGGCTACTTTGGGGGCGTCTCCTATATTCTCGCTCACCAGCGGGTGAACGCGACACCGATCGTCGTGGGGAGCAAAAGCGGGAGGACCGACTGGCACTCCGTGTTCCTCGCACACGAGTCGACGGCCGTCACCTCGATGGACGACGTGAAGCGGACCGCCGATTCGGTAGACCTGGTTTTCGGCGACCCCCTCAGTACTAGCGGAACGGTGATGCCGACCTATTATCTGCGCAGGCGTCACGACCTCTTTCCGGATCGAGCATTTAAATCGGTCACCCACGTCGGAGCCCACGATGCCGTCGCGGAAACGGTGTCCGGCGGTAACAGCGATATCGGCGCGCTCAACGCCCGTATTTACGACCGACTCGTCGAGACGAGTTCCGTCGACGAGACGGTCACCGAAGTGTGGCGGACGCCCGGGTTCGCCGACTACCCGTGGGCAGTCAACGACACCCTGGACGAGGAAACCGTTTCGGGAATCAGTGACGCCTTCATCAGTCTCGATGAGAAAGGGAGAGACGCCATCCTAGACCAGCAGAACGTCGACAAGTACGTTACGACCGGGCACGAGGATTTCGAGGCGTTAGATGACGCTGTCAGGATGATGGGGCTGCTGAACGATGACAGCGACTGA
- a CDS encoding MFS transporter, giving the protein MTPVSSRQTRGDVPWTSTIFQTVLACSLIGVMGVPLISPILPDLRSVFEISDAQIGFVITAYTLPGVFLTPFIGLLSDRLGRRTVVLPLLVLFGLAGGGIALGPSFRGVLALRFIQGIGGSGLMVLAITLIGDFYGGKRRHKIMGVNGSAIGIGAATYPLLGGALAAIRWNIPFAFFGLSLVVGTIALFTLEEPAIADPPAIGTYVSRVISAVLISRALGLWAAAFLTFFLFYGCILTVLSLLLSDVHGLSAGQIGLLFSMVSIANATTASQYGRISQYFDARQLIALGFVGFGVSLLGVWAASTPILIGAMLLCFGLGFGLVLPSLDTTVVSLVSGQLRASMMGVLTSMLWLGQTVGPIAFTGFAGAAFDEPVTGYRFSLLFWGAATLVGGVLAFLVLNRR; this is encoded by the coding sequence ATGACACCTGTGTCCTCACGGCAAACACGAGGAGACGTTCCGTGGACCTCTACGATCTTTCAGACGGTGCTGGCGTGTTCGCTCATCGGCGTGATGGGTGTTCCCCTAATCAGTCCCATTCTACCGGACCTCCGCTCAGTATTCGAGATCAGCGACGCGCAAATTGGGTTCGTGATCACAGCGTATACGCTCCCCGGCGTGTTTCTGACGCCGTTTATCGGCCTGTTATCCGACCGTCTGGGACGCCGGACGGTCGTTCTCCCTCTGTTGGTCCTCTTCGGCCTCGCCGGCGGTGGTATCGCGCTCGGGCCGTCGTTTCGTGGAGTGCTGGCCCTTCGGTTCATTCAGGGGATCGGCGGCAGCGGACTGATGGTACTGGCGATAACGCTCATCGGCGATTTCTACGGGGGAAAACGACGGCATAAGATCATGGGCGTAAACGGCAGTGCCATCGGCATCGGTGCCGCCACGTATCCGCTGCTCGGTGGAGCGCTAGCCGCTATCCGCTGGAACATTCCGTTCGCGTTCTTCGGCCTCAGTCTCGTCGTCGGTACTATCGCTCTCTTCACCCTCGAAGAACCCGCGATAGCCGATCCGCCCGCGATCGGAACGTACGTATCGCGGGTGATCTCTGCGGTCCTCATCTCGAGAGCGCTCGGTCTCTGGGCCGCAGCGTTTCTCACGTTTTTCCTGTTCTACGGGTGCATTCTAACCGTTCTCTCTCTGCTTTTGAGCGACGTTCACGGCCTTTCCGCTGGACAGATCGGCTTGCTATTCAGCATGGTTTCCATCGCCAACGCGACCACGGCGTCTCAGTACGGGCGCATCTCCCAGTACTTCGACGCACGGCAGTTGATCGCCCTCGGTTTCGTCGGATTCGGTGTCAGCCTCCTCGGCGTCTGGGCTGCTTCCACGCCGATACTGATCGGTGCGATGTTACTCTGTTTCGGCCTGGGATTCGGGCTCGTGCTACCCTCCCTCGATACGACTGTCGTGAGCCTCGTCTCGGGCCAGCTCCGCGCGAGCATGATGGGGGTCCTGACGAGTATGCTCTGGCTCGGACAGACCGTCGGACCGATCGCGTTCACCGGTTTCGCGGGCGCCGCTTTCGACGAACCGGTGACCGGGTATCGCTTTTCGTTGCTGTTCTGGGGGGCGGCCACGCTCGTCGGCGGTGTACTCGCGTTTCTAGTTCTCAATCGCCGATAG
- a CDS encoding uracil-xanthine permease family protein, with protein sequence MSESDGSIELAYGLEDKPPAIKALFLGVQHVAAMIVPATAVALIVGGSVGVGSADTAFLVQMVLVFSGLATLVQVFPIGPVGSRLPVVMGTSFAFVGAAIAIGSQYGLDAVFGAIVIAALVEVLIGWQFSRVKRFFPPLVSGLIVMIIGLYLIPVGMDYLAGGVGASDYGAYHNLGLGLLVIAVTVGLNLFTDGALRTLSILAGLMVGYVAAIAIGIVDFSPVADAGWFAVPVPGRFGFSFEPVAILTFTAIHITAAIESVGDISGITSAEGRTPTEDEVTGGLFVDGIGSSIGALFGAFPLTTFSQNVGLINFTGVMSRYVVGISGAVLLILGFVPKISAIVTTIPSAVLGGAVLVMFGMVMASGLRLIFLNERMNRRNMVIIATSIGAGLGVEVRPDALSALPDQATIFFGNAIIMTAITAVLLNTLVPRETEADLQDAATTGDLDEGLGTDAVGPSED encoded by the coding sequence ATGTCAGAGAGTGACGGATCCATCGAACTGGCGTACGGATTAGAAGACAAACCACCGGCGATCAAGGCGCTCTTTCTCGGTGTCCAGCACGTAGCGGCCATGATCGTTCCGGCGACGGCGGTAGCACTCATCGTCGGAGGAAGCGTCGGGGTCGGTTCAGCTGACACGGCGTTCCTGGTTCAGATGGTGCTCGTGTTCTCTGGACTCGCGACGCTCGTGCAGGTGTTCCCTATCGGTCCCGTCGGGTCCCGCTTACCCGTCGTGATGGGGACGAGCTTCGCGTTCGTCGGCGCGGCGATAGCCATCGGAAGCCAATACGGTCTCGATGCCGTCTTCGGCGCGATCGTCATCGCGGCGCTGGTAGAGGTACTGATCGGATGGCAGTTCAGTCGGGTCAAACGGTTCTTCCCGCCGCTGGTGTCCGGCCTTATCGTCATGATCATCGGCCTCTACCTGATTCCGGTGGGGATGGATTACCTCGCGGGTGGCGTTGGCGCCTCCGACTACGGCGCGTACCACAACCTCGGGCTGGGCTTGCTCGTCATAGCCGTAACCGTCGGACTGAATCTCTTCACGGACGGCGCCTTACGGACACTGAGTATCCTGGCCGGGCTCATGGTCGGGTACGTGGCTGCGATCGCGATCGGTATCGTCGACTTCTCGCCGGTCGCGGATGCGGGCTGGTTCGCCGTTCCCGTCCCGGGTCGGTTCGGGTTCTCCTTCGAACCGGTGGCCATCCTGACGTTCACCGCCATTCACATCACCGCAGCGATCGAATCCGTCGGGGACATCTCCGGCATCACGTCCGCCGAAGGGCGCACCCCGACCGAAGACGAGGTGACGGGCGGACTCTTCGTCGACGGAATCGGCAGCTCGATCGGCGCACTGTTCGGCGCGTTCCCGCTCACGACGTTCTCTCAGAACGTCGGCCTCATCAACTTCACCGGCGTTATGAGTCGCTACGTCGTCGGCATCAGCGGTGCCGTACTGCTGATTCTCGGTTTCGTGCCAAAAATCAGCGCCATCGTGACGACCATTCCGAGTGCGGTACTCGGCGGCGCCGTGCTGGTTATGTTCGGAATGGTGATGGCGAGCGGGCTCCGGCTCATCTTCCTGAACGAACGGATGAACCGACGGAACATGGTCATCATCGCGACTTCGATCGGGGCCGGACTGGGCGTCGAGGTCCGACCCGACGCGCTCAGCGCGTTGCCGGACCAGGCGACGATCTTCTTCGGAAACGCGATCATCATGACTGCCATCACGGCGGTCCTGCTCAACACGCTGGTCCCGCGCGAGACGGAAGCCGATCTCCAGGATGCAGCCACGACGGGTGATCTCGACGAAGGCCTGGGTACCGATGCAGTTGGACCCTCAGAAGATTAA
- a CDS encoding molybdopterin molybdotransferase MoeA: MAHDHESMLSRSEAVREVLDILDRALSNRETRELSVGDGVAERFLAESITAPRDLPPHDHATMDGFAVDATESYPLTVSDGEIFPEDEPPSLAAGEAVRIATGAPLPERANAVLKIEEASVEAGELRGSTLLPGTYTYERGSNVSAGEVLFRPGERISAKDLILLRDLGIERVSVYEPFSAGLLATGSEIHEGKTADLDSPMLAALVRSWGHSATIEGTVPDEYERTRDRIAQLADEHDVVITTGGTSVGKKDYVIRALEALGEVAFHRVRIRPGKPIAVARLPGHDAVAFAIPGKPVGAHTVATLVMRSFFVGETEPVPTIDATLTSDVGIGTAGFEYAVPVTVDDGNAIPLGHVDSPLEVYEETFDPSVLSSSTRATRADGIVITESDLAAGESVRVIPYPVIE; encoded by the coding sequence ATGGCTCACGACCACGAATCGATGCTATCTCGTTCCGAGGCCGTGCGGGAGGTTCTCGACATCCTCGACCGAGCGCTGTCGAACCGCGAGACGAGAGAGTTGAGCGTCGGAGACGGCGTCGCCGAACGGTTTCTCGCAGAGTCGATAACTGCTCCCCGAGACCTTCCGCCTCACGACCACGCGACCATGGACGGATTCGCCGTCGACGCGACCGAGTCGTATCCCCTCACGGTCAGTGACGGAGAGATATTCCCGGAGGACGAGCCACCGTCGCTAGCGGCCGGGGAAGCTGTCCGCATCGCCACGGGGGCACCGCTCCCAGAGCGCGCAAACGCCGTGCTGAAGATCGAGGAGGCATCCGTCGAAGCGGGTGAACTCAGGGGGAGTACTCTCCTGCCGGGTACGTACACTTACGAACGGGGAAGCAACGTGTCAGCTGGTGAAGTGCTGTTTCGGCCCGGTGAACGGATTTCTGCGAAGGATCTGATTCTGCTCAGAGACCTCGGTATCGAACGCGTCAGCGTGTACGAACCATTCTCAGCGGGGTTACTGGCAACCGGATCCGAGATTCACGAGGGGAAGACCGCCGATCTCGACTCCCCGATGCTGGCCGCGCTCGTCCGTTCGTGGGGGCACAGTGCTACGATAGAGGGAACGGTTCCCGACGAATACGAGAGGACGAGAGACCGAATCGCGCAGTTGGCCGACGAACACGATGTGGTCATCACGACCGGCGGAACGAGCGTCGGCAAGAAGGATTACGTTATCCGAGCCCTCGAGGCGTTGGGCGAGGTAGCGTTCCACCGCGTCCGGATTCGTCCCGGCAAACCGATCGCAGTCGCGCGACTCCCCGGTCACGATGCGGTCGCCTTCGCGATTCCGGGAAAACCAGTCGGCGCGCACACGGTTGCGACACTCGTCATGCGTTCGTTCTTCGTCGGCGAGACGGAACCGGTCCCGACGATCGATGCGACCCTCACGAGCGACGTCGGTATCGGAACGGCCGGATTCGAATACGCAGTGCCGGTGACGGTTGACGACGGGAACGCTATCCCCTTGGGCCACGTTGATTCCCCGCTCGAAGTGTACGAGGAGACGTTCGATCCGAGCGTCCTCTCTTCGAGTACGCGCGCGACGCGAGCCGACGGTATCGTCATAACGGAGTCGGATCTCGCGGCCGGGGAGTCGGTACGCGTGATACCGTATCCGGTCATCGAGTAG
- a CDS encoding sulfurtransferase TusA family protein has protein sequence MEIDVSGTVCPRTVLIVKRCLEELEPGDELTVVGDYPPAERSIRRSCHKHGYGVSTASTTDSESEFALRIRVTSAAKS, from the coding sequence ATGGAGATCGACGTGAGTGGCACAGTGTGCCCCCGGACGGTGCTAATCGTGAAACGGTGTCTGGAGGAACTCGAGCCCGGTGACGAACTCACGGTCGTCGGGGATTATCCGCCGGCAGAGCGGAGCATCCGACGCTCGTGTCACAAACACGGGTACGGCGTATCGACGGCGTCCACCACGGACTCCGAGTCGGAGTTCGCGCTGCGAATCCGCGTGACCAGCGCGGCAAAATCGTGA
- a CDS encoding NCS2 family permease: protein MTQSNEQQSTVASFFGYEEYGTDTKTEVIAGVTTFLTMSYIIVVNPVILSAAISIDGYSDGEVFQMIAIATILAAVVGTAVMAFYANRPFGLAPGMGLNAYFAFTVVITLGVPWQTALAAVFVEGLIFMAMSSVGARRYIIEFFPKPVKFAVGAGIGLFLLLLGLIEMNVAAAHDSTLVTLGDVASDPVAILSLVGLAFTLILYSRDVTGSIIIGILTTAVAGWGLTISGVVNDGLLTPGSVPEPHYDITPLFGAFLQGFQNIEPVTFVIVVFTFFFVDFFDTAGTLIGVSQFGGFLDDDGNLPEMEKPLMADAIATTFGAIVGTTTVTTYVESSTGIEEGGRTGMTALVVSLLFLLSLVAIPIVAAIPTYASYLALVVVGLIMLEGITEVNWEQSDWLIPGGLTMVMMPLTASIANGIAAGIISYPIVKAAQGDHQDIHTAQWVLAGAFILYFYVTAGGVMG from the coding sequence ATGACACAATCTAACGAGCAACAGTCGACGGTGGCATCGTTCTTCGGCTACGAGGAGTACGGCACCGACACGAAAACGGAGGTCATTGCCGGGGTAACGACGTTTCTGACGATGTCGTACATCATCGTCGTCAATCCGGTGATCCTCTCAGCGGCGATCAGCATCGACGGCTACTCCGACGGAGAGGTGTTCCAGATGATCGCGATCGCGACGATTCTCGCAGCGGTCGTGGGAACGGCCGTCATGGCCTTCTACGCGAACCGCCCGTTCGGACTCGCACCCGGAATGGGACTCAACGCGTACTTCGCGTTCACCGTCGTCATCACGCTCGGTGTCCCGTGGCAAACTGCGCTCGCGGCGGTGTTCGTCGAGGGACTCATCTTCATGGCGATGTCCTCGGTCGGCGCGCGGCGGTACATCATCGAGTTCTTCCCGAAACCGGTCAAGTTCGCCGTCGGGGCTGGTATCGGGCTGTTCCTCCTTTTGCTGGGACTCATCGAGATGAACGTCGCGGCCGCACACGATTCGACGTTGGTTACCTTGGGGGACGTCGCCTCCGATCCGGTCGCTATCCTCTCCCTCGTGGGCCTGGCGTTTACGCTCATCCTTTATTCGCGTGACGTGACCGGTTCGATTATCATCGGGATCCTCACCACGGCCGTTGCCGGCTGGGGGCTGACGATCTCCGGCGTGGTCAACGATGGTCTCCTCACCCCTGGTTCCGTCCCCGAACCACATTACGATATTACGCCGCTGTTCGGCGCATTCCTGCAAGGGTTCCAGAACATCGAACCGGTCACGTTCGTGATCGTCGTATTCACGTTCTTCTTCGTAGACTTCTTCGACACGGCTGGAACGCTCATCGGCGTCTCCCAGTTCGGCGGGTTTCTGGACGACGACGGGAACCTACCGGAGATGGAAAAGCCGCTGATGGCGGACGCGATCGCGACGACCTTCGGAGCGATAGTCGGAACGACGACTGTCACGACCTACGTCGAGAGTTCCACGGGGATCGAAGAGGGAGGCCGGACCGGGATGACCGCTCTCGTCGTCAGCCTCCTGTTCCTACTCTCGCTCGTCGCGATTCCGATCGTCGCTGCCATTCCGACGTACGCGTCGTACTTAGCACTGGTCGTCGTCGGTCTGATCATGCTCGAGGGCATCACCGAAGTGAACTGGGAACAGTCCGATTGGCTGATCCCCGGTGGCCTGACGATGGTGATGATGCCGCTGACGGCGTCGATCGCCAACGGTATCGCGGCGGGGATCATCAGTTATCCGATCGTCAAAGCGGCCCAAGGGGACCACCAAGACATCCACACTGCACAGTGGGTGCTCGCGGGAGCGTTTATCCTCTATTTCTACGTGACTGCCGGAGGTGTGATGGGATAG
- a CDS encoding 5'-deoxyadenosine deaminase, producing the protein MLITGTVIVDSSTIIRDGAVVVDDSVIESVGNRDNLVDRYPDHEQREYDVLLPGLVGGHIHSVQSLGRGIADDTELLDWLFDYILPMEASLSAEEMEVAAKLGYLEMIESGTTTCVDHLSVDHADEAFEAAGEIGIRGVLGKVLMDRRSPKGLLEDTSEALAESERLIEKYHGSFDDRIRYAVTPRFAVSCTEECLRGARELADEYEGVRIHTHASENQSEIETVKKDTGMRNIHWLDEVGLTGDDVVLAHCVWTDESERRVLEETGTHVTHCPSSNMKLASGIAPIWDYLDRDINVALGNDGPPCNNTLDPFTEMRQASLLQKVDRLDPTATPASEIFEMATINGAKAAGFDRLGALREGWRADIVGIRTDITRATPLHDVLSHLVFGAHGEDVMFTMVDGDVLVENGEVTTVDAETIRQQADDVGLSLESHREAAKEVKP; encoded by the coding sequence ATGTTAATCACTGGCACGGTAATCGTCGACTCCAGTACCATCATCCGTGACGGTGCCGTCGTCGTGGATGATTCGGTCATCGAGAGCGTCGGAAACCGAGATAATCTCGTTGACCGGTATCCCGATCACGAGCAACGGGAGTACGACGTTCTTCTGCCCGGCCTCGTCGGGGGGCACATTCACTCCGTACAGAGTCTCGGTCGTGGAATCGCCGACGATACGGAACTCCTCGACTGGTTGTTCGACTATATTCTACCGATGGAAGCGTCGCTTTCGGCCGAGGAGATGGAAGTGGCGGCGAAGCTCGGATACCTCGAGATGATCGAAAGCGGAACGACGACGTGCGTGGACCACCTCTCGGTCGACCACGCGGACGAGGCGTTCGAGGCCGCGGGAGAGATCGGCATTCGGGGGGTCCTCGGCAAAGTACTGATGGATCGTCGCTCACCGAAGGGCCTCTTGGAAGACACGTCGGAGGCACTAGCGGAGTCGGAACGCCTCATCGAGAAGTACCACGGTTCGTTCGACGACCGCATTCGGTATGCCGTCACCCCGCGGTTCGCCGTCTCCTGTACCGAGGAGTGTCTGCGCGGCGCTCGCGAACTCGCCGACGAGTACGAGGGCGTCAGAATTCACACGCACGCGAGCGAGAATCAGAGTGAAATCGAAACCGTCAAGAAAGATACCGGAATGCGAAACATTCACTGGCTAGACGAGGTCGGCCTCACCGGTGACGATGTCGTCCTCGCCCACTGCGTCTGGACGGACGAAAGCGAACGACGGGTCCTCGAAGAAACGGGGACTCACGTCACCCACTGTCCGTCCTCGAATATGAAACTCGCGAGCGGCATCGCCCCAATCTGGGACTACCTCGACCGAGATATCAACGTCGCACTCGGCAACGACGGGCCGCCCTGTAACAACACTCTCGATCCGTTCACGGAAATGCGACAGGCGAGCCTCCTGCAGAAAGTGGATCGCCTCGATCCAACTGCCACTCCTGCCAGCGAAATATTCGAAATGGCCACGATAAACGGCGCGAAAGCGGCTGGCTTCGACCGTCTCGGAGCACTCCGAGAAGGATGGCGAGCCGATATCGTTGGCATTCGGACGGACATCACGCGTGCGACGCCGTTACACGATGTTCTCTCTCATCTCGTGTTCGGCGCTCACGGGGAGGACGTGATGTTCACGATGGTCGATGGCGACGTCCTCGTCGAAAACGGCGAAGTAACGACCGTCGATGCAGAAACCATTCGCCAGCAGGCAGACGATGTCGGACTCTCGCTCGAGTCTCACCGGGAGGCGGCAAAGGAAGTGAAACCGTGA
- a CDS encoding 30S ribosomal protein S17e has product MTADPEDIISIGDRLLRQHPESFTNDFSTNNQVVAKMTNVGSTRIRNRIAGYITRKRAEN; this is encoded by the coding sequence ATGACGGCAGACCCAGAAGATATTATCAGCATCGGAGATCGCCTGTTACGTCAGCATCCCGAATCGTTCACGAACGACTTCAGTACGAATAATCAGGTAGTAGCGAAGATGACCAACGTCGGGTCGACACGGATCAGAAACAGGATAGCTGGGTACATAACCCGAAAGCGGGCCGAAAACTAA
- a CDS encoding Rid family detoxifying hydrolase, giving the protein MKRVISSNDAPEAVGAYSQATTDGDLVFTAGQIPMTPDGELLSDEPIATQAEQSLSNIQGVLSAEGLDMSDILKVTVFLDDIDDFDEMNDTYSEFFDDEPPARSAVEVANLPKGVGVEIEAIASSE; this is encoded by the coding sequence ATGAAGCGAGTTATCAGCTCGAACGATGCTCCAGAGGCAGTCGGTGCGTACAGTCAGGCGACGACCGATGGCGACCTCGTGTTTACCGCCGGTCAGATACCGATGACGCCCGACGGTGAGTTGCTCTCCGACGAACCGATCGCCACGCAGGCCGAACAGTCTCTGTCCAACATCCAGGGCGTTCTATCGGCTGAGGGACTGGATATGAGCGATATCCTGAAGGTGACCGTGTTCCTGGACGATATCGACGATTTCGACGAGATGAACGACACCTACAGCGAATTCTTCGACGACGAACCTCCTGCCCGTAGTGCAGTCGAGGTTGCAAACCTCCCCAAAGGAGTCGGTGTCGAGATCGAAGCGATCGCGTCGAGCGAGTGA
- a CDS encoding phosphonate ABC transporter ATP-binding protein, with amino-acid sequence MTATEQYRELRFDGVTKTFDSDVVVDDVTLSVTAGERVAIVGPSGAGKTTLLRLVSGAVAPDSGTIRLDDDYLRSADVAHVYPGHTLVDRRTALANVLVGSSSSRSWWRGLLEPLAPRDPTPALELLDRVGIGEKADARADTLSAGERQRVAFARALMQDAPVIVADEPTANLDPSSSTTVLGVLEDVAGSRTVITVLHDMDLAVAHYDRIVGIVDGSVRFDRPTGSTTAAELEELTARDDANTPAVYATENRSLADANAPKQGTEKWSGPARYWK; translated from the coding sequence ATGACAGCGACTGAGCAATACCGCGAGTTACGATTCGACGGGGTGACCAAAACATTCGACAGCGACGTCGTAGTCGACGACGTGACGCTCAGCGTCACTGCCGGAGAGCGGGTCGCCATCGTCGGTCCCTCGGGCGCCGGAAAGACGACGCTGCTTCGACTCGTGAGCGGTGCAGTGGCCCCGGACAGTGGTACCATTCGACTCGACGACGACTACCTACGTTCCGCAGACGTCGCACACGTCTATCCCGGTCACACGCTCGTCGACCGGCGGACTGCGCTGGCCAACGTGCTTGTCGGCAGTAGTTCGTCTCGCTCCTGGTGGCGCGGGTTGCTCGAACCGCTCGCGCCGCGAGATCCGACCCCCGCACTCGAGTTGCTCGACCGCGTTGGGATCGGCGAGAAGGCAGACGCGCGAGCTGATACGCTCAGTGCGGGCGAGCGCCAGCGAGTAGCGTTCGCTCGAGCGCTGATGCAGGACGCACCCGTCATCGTCGCGGACGAGCCGACGGCCAATCTCGACCCGTCGTCGAGCACCACCGTCCTCGGCGTCCTCGAGGATGTCGCGGGGAGCCGGACTGTGATTACCGTCCTCCACGACATGGACCTCGCAGTCGCTCACTACGACCGGATCGTCGGAATCGTCGACGGCTCGGTTCGATTCGATCGTCCGACGGGGAGCACCACAGCCGCCGAATTGGAGGAGTTGACCGCCCGGGACGATGCGAACACGCCTGCAGTTTACGCTACCGAAAATCGGTCGCTCGCAGACGCAAATGCGCCGAAACAGGGTACGGAGAAGTGGTCCGGGCCAGCGAGATACTGGAAATAA
- the cofC gene encoding 2-phospho-L-lactate guanylyltransferase: MRVIVPFDGRDPKTRLSALLDYGDRNEFARAMLRDVVSVVRDTGRDPLVLSSTPLEIGNCPVSVDERSLSRAVNERLQAASSAVAVVMADLPLITDAALERLCTREGDVVLARGIGGGTNALVSRTSDFEVDYHGTSYLAHRSAAREIGAAVAEIDSYRLATDVDEPDDLAEVLLHGEGHATQWLRDQGFRLASGAGRTTVRRTNATHEPSQ, encoded by the coding sequence ATGCGAGTCATCGTACCCTTCGACGGTCGGGACCCGAAAACGAGGCTGTCGGCGCTCCTCGATTACGGCGACCGGAACGAGTTCGCGCGGGCAATGCTACGAGACGTCGTCTCCGTCGTTCGGGACACCGGACGGGACCCACTCGTTCTCTCTTCGACGCCCCTCGAGATCGGGAACTGTCCCGTATCCGTCGACGAACGGTCGCTTTCGCGTGCCGTCAACGAACGACTGCAGGCCGCTTCGTCAGCGGTAGCTGTCGTCATGGCCGATCTGCCGTTGATTACAGACGCAGCGCTCGAGCGACTGTGCACCAGGGAGGGGGATGTCGTGCTCGCGCGCGGCATCGGGGGCGGGACGAACGCGCTCGTATCCCGTACGTCCGACTTCGAAGTCGATTATCACGGTACCTCCTATCTCGCCCATCGGTCCGCAGCGCGCGAAATAGGCGCCGCGGTGGCGGAGATCGATTCGTACCGTCTCGCGACCGACGTCGATGAACCGGACGATCTCGCAGAAGTACTGCTTCACGGAGAGGGACACGCGACCCAGTGGCTGCGCGATCAGGGTTTTCGGCTCGCATCGGGAGCCGGCCGGACCACCGTTCGGCGCACAAACGCCACACACGAGCCATCCCAGTAG